From the Lathyrus oleraceus cultivar Zhongwan6 chromosome 4, CAAS_Psat_ZW6_1.0, whole genome shotgun sequence genome, one window contains:
- the LOC127073912 gene encoding uncharacterized protein LOC127073912: MLAPNYTCQTLTRSQPEPPCLPPKQINNLLHRRHLLTTTAFTISFNFNFSLKNPMPVSEPVAGASGLFIMPPPRLINRYYLVRSGESEFESKGVINTNPVTKTSVDNGLSDRGKKQSVRAAFDLKEMGACDNNCWIWPAITQRAYETAEIIASVNSITRSYIVPEYSFLDARGLGAYEGKTLESVSEIYASDSISTKIKPPPIDDGTPNESVADVFVRVTQLMSILETQYAGDTVVIVSPDSDNLSILHAGLVGLDLRRHRDLSFAPGEVRYVDTDDIPTYKIPPSAVYKCSKLPNCN, from the exons ATGCTAGCGCCAAATTACACGTGTCAAACCCTTACTCGTTCTCAACCAGAACCACCATGTCTTCCTCCCAAACAAATCAACAACCTCCTCCACCGCCGCCACCTTCTCACCACAACCGCATTCACCATCTCCTTCAATTTCAACTTCTCTTTAAAAAACCCAATGCCAGTTTCAGAGCCGGTAGCCGGTGCCAGTGGCCTCTTCATCATGCCCCCACCACGCCTCATCAACCGGTATTATCTAGTAAGGTCCGGTGAGTCAGAGTTTGAGAGCAAGGGAGTGATTAACACGAATCCTGTGACGAAAACCTCCGTGGATAACGGTTTATCCGATAGAGGGAAGAAACAGTCTGTTAGAGCAGCTTTTGATTTGAAAGAAATGGGTGCTTGTGATAATAACTGTTGGATTTGGCCTGCTATTACTCAAAGAGCTTATGAAACTGCTGAGATTATTGCTTCTGTTAATTCAATTACTCGAAG TTATATAGTTCCAGAATACAGCTTTCTTGATGCAAGGGGGTTAGGTGCTTATGAAGGAAAAACATTAGAATCTGTTTCAGAA ATATATGCATCAGACAGTATATCTACGAAAATCAAACCTCCTCCAATTGACGACGGAACTCCAAATGAGAGTGTTGCAGATGTTTTTGTTCGCGTGACCCAACTCATGTCGATCCTTGAAACTCAGTACGCCGGTGACACGGTTGTCATAGTCTCGCCGGATTCTGATAACTTATCAATCCTTCATGCTGGGTTGGTAGGACTAGACTTGAGAAG GCACAGGGATCTGTCTTTTGCACCTGGTGAAGTTCGCTATGTTGATACCGATGACATTCCTACTTACAAGATTCCTCCATCTGCTGTATATAAATGTTCCAAACTACCAAATTGTAATTAG